A single window of Methanosphaera sp. DNA harbors:
- a CDS encoding DUF5591 domain-containing protein, with translation MKHAKIPCITELSLQRPEVIRWQERMALLEPFSDTIVLLPCSMKKPYSQSKSHTLYRKYTKGLQELIVTSPFGICPREMEKTYPIQSYDASTTGDWSDEEIKMTARCLKEYVKDHKVIAHLSGGYRQACQEALGDDNVVYTAEDGNLRSNESLANLKAEVKKADKVSYKNHRIHDLRSIARYQFNSTDADALIADNTTTRGRFNTQILNGKEQIATLHFETGLYTLNMAGGEILNEHEINRVFIDFELQSNTLFTPGIDDADSNIIPNDEVVIVYKDQVVGVGKAMMSGDELANATKGVGVKIRHQIKQ, from the coding sequence ATGAAACATGCAAAAATACCATGTATAACAGAACTTTCATTACAACGTCCAGAAGTAATAAGATGGCAAGAACGTATGGCTCTTCTTGAACCATTTAGTGATACTATTGTACTTCTACCATGTAGTATGAAAAAACCTTATTCTCAGTCAAAATCACATACACTTTATAGAAAATATACTAAAGGATTACAGGAACTTATTGTAACATCACCATTTGGTATATGTCCAAGAGAGATGGAAAAAACTTATCCAATCCAGTCATATGATGCATCAACTACTGGTGATTGGTCTGATGAGGAAATTAAGATGACAGCACGTTGTCTTAAAGAATATGTTAAAGATCATAAAGTTATTGCACACTTATCTGGCGGATATCGTCAGGCTTGCCAGGAAGCTCTTGGTGATGACAATGTTGTTTACACAGCAGAAGATGGAAATTTAAGATCTAATGAATCACTTGCTAATCTTAAAGCTGAAGTTAAAAAGGCTGATAAAGTATCATATAAAAATCATAGAATTCATGATTTAAGATCTATTGCAAGATACCAGTTTAATAGTACTGATGCTGATGCTCTTATTGCAGATAATACTACTACACGTGGAAGATTTAATACTCAGATTTTAAATGGTAAAGAACAAATTGCAACACTTCACTTTGAAACAGGACTTTATACACTTAATATGGCTGGTGGTGAAATTCTCAATGAACATGAAATAAATCGTGTATTTATTGACTTTGAACTTCAATCTAACACACTTTTCACACCAGGTATTGATGATGCTGACAGTAACATTATTCCTAATGATGAGGTTGTTATTGTATATAAAGATCAAGTTGTTGGTGTAGGTAAAGCTATGATGAGTGGGGATGAACTTGCTAATGCTACAAAAGGTGTTGGTGTTAAAATTAGACATCAAATTAAACAGTAG
- a CDS encoding iron-sulfur cluster assembly protein, producing the protein MADEIKNTIQDKIAKIADPHMGVSIVEMGIVREIEVDEEKKYAKITLSPTNPGCMSIANIAMAARLEAEKVEGIDKAEVNVIDHMMSDTINDMVNKE; encoded by the coding sequence ATGGCAGATGAAATAAAAAATACAATTCAAGATAAAATCGCAAAAATAGCAGACCCTCATATGGGTGTAAGTATAGTTGAAATGGGAATCGTACGTGAAATTGAAGTAGATGAAGAAAAAAAATACGCAAAAATCACACTATCACCTACAAACCCAGGTTGTATGAGTATTGCAAACATTGCAATGGCAGCAAGACTTGAAGCTGAAAAAGTTGAAGGTATTGACAAAGCTGAAGTTAATGTTATTGACCATATGATGTCTGATACTATCAATGATATGGTTAACAAAG